CGGGGTCAGCGTGTTGCTGCCGGCCGACCTGCAAGCGCAGACGCGCCAGCGCTGGTCGAGCGACGTCGATCTGTGGCTGACCGATCAGCCCGACGACGCGCATCTGGCCGACTATCAGCACGCGCCGCTGGCCGCCGCTGCGCTGGATCTGGATCGCTGTGAGTTGAGCCTGTGCACCTCCGGCTCCAGCGGCGAACCCAAGCGTATCGACAAAACCCTGCGCCAACTGGCCAATGAGGTCGAAGCGCTGGAACAGCTGTGGGGCGCCGATCTGGGCCAGGCCTGCATCATCGGCAGCGTCGGCACTCAGCATATTTACGGCTTGCTGTTTCGCGTGCTCTGGCCGTTGTGCGCCGGGCGTACGTTTGTGCGCAAGCAATTGGCCTTCCCGGAAGACTTGCAGCGCGCCAGCCGCGAATACCCGGCGTTTGCCTGGGTCGGCAGCCCGGCGCTGCTCAAACGCATGGGCGACAACCTCGACTGGCCGGCCCTGAGCGCAGTTTGCCGAGTGTTTTCCTCCGGTGGCGCGCTGCCTGCCGACGCCGCGCAAAGCCTGTTCGAACGCTTGCAGCAATGGCCGACGGAAATCCTCGGCAGCTCGGAAACCGGCGGCATTGCCTGGCGCCAGGGCCAAGACCTGTGGCAGCCATTCGCCGACGTGGTGCTCAGTCAGGACAGCGACGGCGCTTTGCTGATCGCCTCGCCGTACTTGCCTGCCGGCCACATCGAGCACACCGCCGACGCCGCGCGAATGGCCGCCGACGGCCGTTTCGAATTGCTTGGCCGGCTCGACCGGATCGTCAAACTGGAAGAAAAACGGATCTCCCTGCCGATGCTCGAACAAGCGTTGATGGCGCACGATTGGGTCGCCGACGCGCGGCTTGGCGTGGTCCAGGAAAACCGTGCTTCGCTGGGCGCGCTGCTGGTGCTCAGCCAACAAGGGCTGCATGCGTTGCGCAATCAGGGCCGCCGCACGTTGACCCAGGAACTGCGCCAGCACCTGAGCCAGCATTGCGAAGCGCTGGCATTGCCACGGCGCTGGCGCATCCTCCGTCAATTGCCGCTGAACGCCCAAGGCAAACTGCCGCAGGCCGGCGTCGAAGCGCTGCTGCTGGCGCCGCGAGCGAAGGCCCCGGAAGTGCTGGGACAAGTGGAAACCGACGGTGAATGGAGCCTGCAACTGGCCGTACCGCCGGACCTCGCCTATTTCAGCGGTCACTTCCCGCAAACCCCGGTTTTGCCCGGCGTGGTGCAAGTGGATTGGGCGCTGAGCCTCGGCCAGCAATTGATGAACCTGCCGAGCCGCTTCGCCGGCATGGAAGTGCTGAAATTCCAGCAACTGGTGCGCCCCGGCGACGAAATCCAATTGCACCTGCGTTTCGACGCGGTGCGCAGCAAATTGTATTTCGCCTTCCGTAACGACACCGCCACCTGCTCCAGCGGACGGATTGTGCTGGAGGCGTCCTGTGGATAAGTTGAATTCCCGTGTAGCAGCTGCCGCAGGCTGCGTCCGAGTGCGAAGCGCTCGCAATCAGGCCGCCATGGTGATTCTGAAGGATCTCGTTGATCTGGTTTGCCACCGCTTCGCGGCCGAACGCAGGCTTCGCCAGCTGCTACAAGGGTGCGGTGGGTATCAAAATGCATAACCCCTGCGCAATCATCCCGGTCTACAACCACGAAACCGCGATCACCACGGTCGTCGATGCCCTGATCGCCCAAGGTTTTCCGTGCATTCTGGTCGATGACGCCAGCACCCCGGCCTGCGCGAAAGTGCTCGACCAACTGGCGCAGCGCGATGACGTTTTCCTGGTCCGCCTGACCGTCAATCAAGGCAAGGGCGGCGCGGTCATGACCGGTCTGCGCGAAGCCTCGCGGCTGGGCTTCAGCCACGCCTTGCAAGTGGACGCCGATGGCCAGCATGACCTCGCCGACGTCGCGACTTTCATCGAGCAATCGCGGGCCAATCCGGCAGCGTTGATCTGCGGTTATCCGCTGTACGACGCCAGCGTGCCCAAGGGCCGTTTGTATGCGCGTTACCTGACCCACATGATGGTCTGGATAAACACCTTGTCGCTGCAGATCCGCGATTCGATGTGCGGTTTTCGCGTCTATCCATTGCCGGCAACCCTGGCGTTGATCAGCTCGGCGAAAATCGGCAAACGCATGGATTTCGACTCGGACATTCTGGTGCGCCTGTCGTGGCGCAATCAGCCGATGTTGTGGCTGCAAACCAAGGTCCATTACCCGCTGGACGGCGTCTCGCATTTTCGCCTGTTCCACGACAACGTCCTGATCTCGAGCATGCACACCCGGCTGTTCTTCGGCATGTTGCTGCGCGCGCCGCTGATCCTCTGGCGACGGTGGCGCACATGACCGCCAATACCGATAAAAAGCACTGGGCCGACCGCCAGGAGCGCGGCAGTTTCTGGCTGATGAAATTCACCGCCGTCTGCGCCAAAGTCCTTGGCCGACGGCTGTTGAGTCCGCTGCTGTACGGCATCGTGCTGTACTTTTTCCTGTTCGGCCGCAGCGCCCGTAAAAGCGCCTGGCAATACCAGCAGCGCCTCGCCGACTGGAGCGCTCGCGCGCAATTGCGCCCGACGCACTGGCGCGTATTCGGCCAGTTCATGGCGTTCGCCGATTCGATGCTCGACAAGCTCGACGTGTGGAACGGCAAGCTCAGCATCAACCAGATCGAAATCGTCGACCCGGCGTTGCTGCGCACGCAACTGCGCGGCACCCGTGGCCAACTGTTGGTGGGCGCGCACTTGGGCAACCTTGAAGTCTGCCGCGCACTGGCGGAAATCGGCGAGCAAGTGACGATGAATGTGCTGGTGCATACCAAGCACGCCGAGCAGTTCAATCGCCTGCTGGGCGAGGCCGGCGCGAGCAATTTGCGCCTGATTCAGGTCAGCGAGCTCGACCCGGTGATCATGCTGCAATTGCACGAACGCCTGGAGCGCGGCGAGTGGCTGGCGATTGCCGGCGACCGCGTGCCGCTGCACGGTGGGCGCAGCGTCAACGTCGACTTTCTCGGCTACCCGGCAGCGTTCCCGCAAGGCCCGTGGCTGCTCGCCGGGCTGCTCAAATGCCCGGTCAATCTGCTGCTGTGCCTGAAGAAGCCCGACGGTGAATATCGCCTGACCCTCGAACCCTTCGCCGACGCCATCGTGTGGAAGCGCAGCGACCGCGAGCAGGTCATTCATCAGTGGGCGACCCGCTACGCCGAACGCCTGGGTCACTATTGCCTTGAAGCGCCTCAACAATGGTTCAACTTTTACCCTTTCTGGAAGACCGATGACGACGCCAACGCTTGAGCCGGTAACCTTCGGCGAACTCCCTTTGCGCATCGAAGACGTGCTGGCCGTGGCCAACCGCCACGCGCCGACGCAGTTGCAGGGCGACCCTGAATACCGCGAAAGCATTGCCAAAGGCGCGCGTTTTCTCGACTCGCTGCTGGACAAGGAAGGCGTGATCTACGGCGTGACCACCGGTTACGGCGATTCCTGCGTGGTCGCGGTGCCGCTGCATCACGTCGAAGCGCTGCCGCGTCATCTCTACACTTTCCACGGTTGCGGCTTGGGCAAATTGCTCGACGCCCAGGCGACCCGCGCTGTGCTCGCAGCGCGTTTGCAGTCGCTGTGCCACGGCGTGTCCGGGGTTCGCGTGGAACTGCTGGAACGCCTGCAAGCTTTCCTCGAACACGACATCCTGCCGCTGATTCCGGAAGAAGGTTCGGTCGGCGCCAGCGGCGATCTGACCCCGCTGTCGTACGTCGCCGCGACCCTGTCCGGTGAGCGCGAAGTGATGTTCGGTGGCGAACGTCGGCAAGCTGCCGATGTGCATCGCGAACTCGGCTGGACGCCGCTGGTGCTGCGCCCCAAAGAGGCCCTGGCGCTGATGAACGGCACGGCGGTGATGACCGGGATTGCCTGCCTCGCCTTCGCCCGCGCCGATTATCTGCTGCAACTGGCGACCCGCATCACCGCGCTGAACGTGGTCGCGCTGCAAGGTAATCCGGAGCATTTCGACGAGCGCCTGTTCGCCGCGAAACCGCATCCGGGGCAGATGCAAGTCGCCGCGTGGTTGCGCAAGGATCTCGCGATCGACGCGCCCACCGCGCCGCTGCATCGCCTGCAAGATCGCTATTCGCTGCGTTGCGCGCCGCACGTACTTGGCGTGTTGGCCGACAGCCTGAACTGGCTGCGTTCGTTCATCGAAATCGAGCTCAACAGCGCCAACGACAACCCGATCATCGACGCCGAAGCCGAGCGCGTGCTGCACGGCGGGCACTTCTACGGTGGCCACATTGCGTTCGCCATGGACAGCCTGAAAAACCTCGTCGCCAACGTCGCCGATCTGCTGGATCGACAACTCGCGCTGCTGGTCGACGAGCGTTACAACCACGGTTTGCCGAGCAATCTGTCCGGCGCCAGTGCCGAACGGGCGATGCTCA
The window above is part of the Pseudomonas prosekii genome. Proteins encoded here:
- a CDS encoding acyl-CoA synthetase family protein; translation: MNWIKLEQLLLKAQPERAMTAAPALNHAQLCAQALSFAAGLQADGIKRIAVHLEDAADLAIALLGAWRAGVSVLLPADLQAQTRQRWSSDVDLWLTDQPDDAHLADYQHAPLAAAALDLDRCELSLCTSGSSGEPKRIDKTLRQLANEVEALEQLWGADLGQACIIGSVGTQHIYGLLFRVLWPLCAGRTFVRKQLAFPEDLQRASREYPAFAWVGSPALLKRMGDNLDWPALSAVCRVFSSGGALPADAAQSLFERLQQWPTEILGSSETGGIAWRQGQDLWQPFADVVLSQDSDGALLIASPYLPAGHIEHTADAARMAADGRFELLGRLDRIVKLEEKRISLPMLEQALMAHDWVADARLGVVQENRASLGALLVLSQQGLHALRNQGRRTLTQELRQHLSQHCEALALPRRWRILRQLPLNAQGKLPQAGVEALLLAPRAKAPEVLGQVETDGEWSLQLAVPPDLAYFSGHFPQTPVLPGVVQVDWALSLGQQLMNLPSRFAGMEVLKFQQLVRPGDEIQLHLRFDAVRSKLYFAFRNDTATCSSGRIVLEASCG
- a CDS encoding glycosyltransferase family 2 protein, with the protein product MHNPCAIIPVYNHETAITTVVDALIAQGFPCILVDDASTPACAKVLDQLAQRDDVFLVRLTVNQGKGGAVMTGLREASRLGFSHALQVDADGQHDLADVATFIEQSRANPAALICGYPLYDASVPKGRLYARYLTHMMVWINTLSLQIRDSMCGFRVYPLPATLALISSAKIGKRMDFDSDILVRLSWRNQPMLWLQTKVHYPLDGVSHFRLFHDNVLISSMHTRLFFGMLLRAPLILWRRWRT
- a CDS encoding LpxL/LpxP family acyltransferase, translating into MTANTDKKHWADRQERGSFWLMKFTAVCAKVLGRRLLSPLLYGIVLYFFLFGRSARKSAWQYQQRLADWSARAQLRPTHWRVFGQFMAFADSMLDKLDVWNGKLSINQIEIVDPALLRTQLRGTRGQLLVGAHLGNLEVCRALAEIGEQVTMNVLVHTKHAEQFNRLLGEAGASNLRLIQVSELDPVIMLQLHERLERGEWLAIAGDRVPLHGGRSVNVDFLGYPAAFPQGPWLLAGLLKCPVNLLLCLKKPDGEYRLTLEPFADAIVWKRSDREQVIHQWATRYAERLGHYCLEAPQQWFNFYPFWKTDDDANA
- a CDS encoding HAL/PAL/TAL family ammonia-lyase, with the protein product MTTPTLEPVTFGELPLRIEDVLAVANRHAPTQLQGDPEYRESIAKGARFLDSLLDKEGVIYGVTTGYGDSCVVAVPLHHVEALPRHLYTFHGCGLGKLLDAQATRAVLAARLQSLCHGVSGVRVELLERLQAFLEHDILPLIPEEGSVGASGDLTPLSYVAATLSGEREVMFGGERRQAADVHRELGWTPLVLRPKEALALMNGTAVMTGIACLAFARADYLLQLATRITALNVVALQGNPEHFDERLFAAKPHPGQMQVAAWLRKDLAIDAPTAPLHRLQDRYSLRCAPHVLGVLADSLNWLRSFIEIELNSANDNPIIDAEAERVLHGGHFYGGHIAFAMDSLKNLVANVADLLDRQLALLVDERYNHGLPSNLSGASAERAMLNHGFKAVQIGTSAWTAEALKNTMPASVFSRSTECHNQDKVSMGTIAARDAVRVLELTEQVAAATLLAANQGVWLRSRAQEARPLPPALAAMHEELAKDFAPVIEDRALEGELRLCLQRIAEQHWRLHA